The following nucleotide sequence is from Thermostaphylospora chromogena.
CCATGCCGACTCCTTTCCAGCTCGGGTGTGGCGTTACCTGTCGTTGAGGGAGATCCGTGAGCCGCCGGATGAGAAGAGATCGGAAAGACGATCCAATGCGATGAGGAAACCTCCTGCGGTGAGCCCGGTGACGACCGCTAGGGCGATCATCGTCGAGGGAAGCCGGCCCGCCTCAGGGGAGAAGAGCATTCCCACGCATGCGATCAGGGCGATCATCAGGTTCCTGACGACATGTATCGGTCCCAGGGGCTTGACGGATGAGCCGAAGCACGCACAGGTGAACGCGGTGCCGCGTCGGTTCAGGAGGAATATGACGAAGATCGAAAACAGCATGAAGCAGGCGGCCATTGCGAAGCCGAGCATGGTGACGAGCCGCACGGGAATCGCCATCGCAGATGCGATGGCCAGCTCGACGGTCAAGATGAGTGCCCCGAAGCCGGCGGAGAGTCTGCCCCGGATCAGTCCTGTGGTTCTGACGAGAGTCGCCAGATCGTTCAGCGAACGGGGGTTCATTAATTTTCCGACGGCCGCGCATAAGAAAATCGCCCCGATCGATACTTGGCACACCAATGCCAAGTACTGTGCAATCATTCGGTTACCTCACGGAAGCGGCGGCGGCAAAGAGCGTGAGATGGTGGAAAGTGATGTGATGTCGCCTGATCCTGTCCGCTTCCCCGCGTCCCCGGGGAAGCGGACAGGCCGGTTGTCAGTCGGCGCTCATCGATTCCCGAAGGCGCCGTTGAAGATCTTTATGCGGGATCACCCGCAGGCGTAGTCGGCGCAGCCGCAGTTCTCGCGGCAGAGTGCGCAGCAGGGACCGAAGTTGCACTGCCAGCACTGAGACCAGCAGCCGACGTAGTACGCGCCGCATGCCGCCTCGGCCTTCACGCGGGGAACGAACATCCCCAAGAGTCGAGTGCCGATGTTCTCGACCGCTCGGTAGAGCTTCATCTGCACCTCACTCCTTTCTGGCCGTGCTTCCTTCTCGGCTTGACGGGCCAGCCCATCGGGTGGGAGGCGTGAATGCATGGTGCATTCACGCGCGACATGGAGTGCTTACGCGATTTGTAAAACCCCCATGCCATTACCCACCATTCGGCGCCAAGTGTAGAAGAACCGATTGGAACCGCAATAGACATTGCGTCATCGAGCGAATGCTGCAAGTGATCATCGCACTTCATGGGAGATATCCCATGCAGAGTCGTGTGTTAATTACGGGCGATATCACGGTCTAGTGGCGTCCGTTAACGGAGTTCGCTGGATTCCGGCGGGGAAGGGTGGCTTTTCATTGAAAGGGCTGGTACTTCTATGTGGGGGCTTAACTGTGCTTTCCTCGCTCGTGTGAAGCGGGGCTGATTGATGCTCGGCCCTGCTGTGGTGCTGTTCTTCTTCTGGGATGCCCGATGCTGTTGACCGAATCCGCCGCCCTTATGTAATTCTCGCCCGTATGGAGTCGCGTGACGTTGACAGGAAAGACGTTTCGGATGTCATCGCGGTTTTGGCCTCTCCGGAG
It contains:
- a CDS encoding MauE/DoxX family redox-associated membrane protein — encoded protein: MIAQYLALVCQVSIGAIFLCAAVGKLMNPRSLNDLATLVRTTGLIRGRLSAGFGALILTVELAIASAMAIPVRLVTMLGFAMAACFMLFSIFVIFLLNRRGTAFTCACFGSSVKPLGPIHVVRNLMIALIACVGMLFSPEAGRLPSTMIALAVVTGLTAGGFLIALDRLSDLFSSGGSRISLNDR